GGGAGGTCTTCATAAACATCCCGAAGGCCGCGCTGATCCACATGGGGTGGGGGAAACCGCCGTGGCGCACGGCGCGGAGGAGAAAGCTCGGTCCGCCGGGCGCCGCCGTCGAACGCCTGTACGGCTCCCGCTCTCCCGGCGGGACCGTGACGGGTTTTTGACTTTCAGCGCCATGAGAGTGGCGCTTTCGAGTGTGGAAGGTCCCCCCAGGAAACGGAGCCCGAGCTTCAAGGAATGGCCGGGTCAGGAATGGCCCGGTCTTTTTTTGTCTGCGTTACCGGCTGATTTCGTTGATTAATCTATGCAAACGGTTCTCCTTCTCCTCCGCGCGGAGCTGCCCCGCCCCTTTTAGGCACACCGGTTGCAATCCTCCAATCCGGAACCGCTCGGTACACGATGGTTCCCTTTTTTTCCACTGGAATGGCAGTACCCAGGCCGAAAGGGCTGTAGAGGAGGCGCGGTGAGCACACGAGAAGTCAGTCACAGGAGTTCGTACCGGCAGGAGGAGACGCGGGCACCGTACTCGCCGGGGTGGAAGGTCCCGGAAGAGACCGGAGGGGTGGCGACGGTGGAGCAGCAGCTCGCGGAGGCGAGGTTTCTGGTGGACTTCTGCCGCGCCATCTATGGCGAACGCGACCCCAAAGTGGTATGTGCCATTGCCGCTCAAGCGCTCTACGACTACTTCGGATACCGGCTGGCCCAGTTCTCCTTTGTGGATGGGGAGCTCGAGAGTGTTTTCTTCATGCCGAGACGGAAAGGGGAAGGGCGCGGCTCCTGCGATGTCTCTCCTGTGGAACTCCCGTTGCTGAAAAAGAGGCGCTTTTCCCTTGCCGGGAGCGGGGGTGACTCCGGCTTCGACATCACGGTGCGCTTCCCGATGGGGCTCGGCCAACTCCGCATCGTCGAGGTGGAGCAGGAAACCCGCGAGGCCTCCGCAGAGTTTTTGCAGCGGATTGCCGACTGCCTTGCGATGGCCCTCGACACCGCAATCGAGCACAGCCGGCTGCAGGAGCTTTCGCTACGCGACCCGATGACGGGGCTCCTGAACCGGAGGGCCTTTGAGGATCTCCTCGACATCGAGGAAGAGCGACGTGACTCCCCGCCGTTGTCGGTGCTGATGATCGATATAGATGATTTCAAGTCCGTGAACGACCGCTTCGGGCATCCTGCAGGTGACGAAGTCATTTCGTCCGTGGGGAAGGCTATCGTGGAGGCGCTGCGCGGGGCGGACCTGGCGGCCCGCTACGGTGGCGAGGAATTTGCGGT
The DNA window shown above is from Geomonas sp. RF6 and carries:
- a CDS encoding GGDEF domain-containing protein, with product MSTREVSHRSSYRQEETRAPYSPGWKVPEETGGVATVEQQLAEARFLVDFCRAIYGERDPKVVCAIAAQALYDYFGYRLAQFSFVDGELESVFFMPRRKGEGRGSCDVSPVELPLLKKRRFSLAGSGGDSGFDITVRFPMGLGQLRIVEVEQETREASAEFLQRIADCLAMALDTAIEHSRLQELSLRDPMTGLLNRRAFEDLLDIEEERRDSPPLSVLMIDIDDFKSVNDRFGHPAGDEVISSVGKAIVEALRGADLAARYGGEEFAVLLPATVVKDAYSVAERLRSRIAALAFDFCGERLEVTASLGVANRTVKEDCSVRELLGLADQALYEAKRRGKNRTLIQDPSAEKEGNVRHSRKGSHPSVSGTL